The proteins below are encoded in one region of Halorarum halophilum:
- a CDS encoding helix-turn-helix domain-containing protein, whose amino-acid sequence MDTTGVAPFDEEGARGHEFGRHADVSREGDDGDDTTTDAPPAVIVASVRLSGGPLALSESLAAISGASVQPNHHTVARDGERSLVLSIVDASVDEVEAAFAGDSTVEGFQAVQSFPDRLTYRVALAESAVLIAPTSLELGSRTVAVEGRNGEWHADFQFPDRESLVTLRAFCEANDISFTVNSLSETEYPGTVADDLSESQRETLKTAYESGYFDVPREFSQTELAEELGISTSAVSDRLRRATAQLIEERFGSLDRREGS is encoded by the coding sequence ATGGACACGACGGGCGTAGCCCCCTTCGACGAGGAGGGGGCGAGGGGGCACGAGTTCGGACGTCACGCCGACGTCTCGCGGGAGGGGGACGACGGCGACGACACGACGACAGACGCGCCCCCCGCCGTCATCGTCGCCAGCGTCCGACTCTCGGGGGGACCGCTCGCGCTGTCGGAGTCGCTCGCCGCCATCTCCGGGGCGTCGGTACAGCCGAACCACCACACGGTCGCTCGGGACGGCGAGCGATCCCTCGTCCTCTCGATCGTCGACGCCTCGGTCGACGAGGTCGAGGCGGCCTTCGCGGGGGATTCGACCGTCGAGGGGTTCCAGGCCGTCCAGTCGTTCCCCGACCGGCTGACCTACCGGGTCGCCCTCGCGGAGTCGGCCGTCCTGATCGCGCCGACGAGCCTCGAACTCGGCTCTCGAACGGTCGCAGTCGAGGGGCGGAACGGCGAGTGGCACGCGGACTTCCAGTTCCCGGACCGGGAGTCGCTGGTCACGCTCCGGGCGTTCTGCGAGGCGAACGACATCTCCTTCACCGTCAACAGCCTCTCCGAGACCGAGTACCCGGGCACCGTCGCCGACGACCTGAGCGAATCGCAGCGCGAGACCCTCAAGACGGCGTACGAGTCCGGCTACTTCGACGTTCCGCGGGAGTTCAGCCAGACCGAACTCGCGGAGGAACTCGGCATCTCGACGTCCGCCGTGTCGGACCGGCTCCGACGCGCGACGGCCCAGCTCATCGAGGAGCGGTTCGGGTCGCTCGACCGTCGAGAAGGCAGTTAA
- a CDS encoding right-handed parallel beta-helix repeat-containing protein encodes MRGLSTLGVGATLAGMAGQASATSTADRYEEYFSRFDTVVDMSEAGADTSGNECICPLLHEYADDDTLLMFPPGEYLMTTQFRHTGYYNLGIVGNDATIVPGTVEEMDGRTSVAGTFEGPTRLFRLGVSYSPGDKLLFEGFDFDFTAKYSGFRVIEAYVEKDMLVRDIDIVGQHDIGSFGPALFSVTDPDGISSIEGFRAPDGGEHSENTIGTIWKGPTGILVPQSHKGKLWFRDCELGGFPDNGLYASSLDGRVVVDGGIYKNSCASNIRLKASYSYIQNATVVVDDTSGEYNQPGVRLDCGEGLWLYNTDIVLSDPCGHAVVVQNDVDRARIQDCNITVGEGEVNCAVSVSEEAGKVEIFDSDIEFDGTGNAITIRGDNDSSDEPVKLLRTHITGSGSGRNGREAIRITRKGVDILDSTIKMDGSHYRRGIDVLGDDCNIDGGVIESTHHPIVSAADGTRIDDMTLRSYDGYTGLKLYSDYSGVSVTDSTIYNGISDKGTIDLTTSNLEIV; translated from the coding sequence ATGCGCGGTCTCTCCACGCTCGGCGTGGGCGCCACGCTCGCGGGAATGGCGGGCCAGGCGAGCGCGACGTCGACGGCCGACCGGTACGAGGAGTACTTCAGCCGGTTCGACACGGTCGTCGACATGAGCGAGGCGGGCGCCGACACGAGTGGGAACGAGTGCATCTGCCCGCTCCTCCACGAGTACGCGGACGACGACACGCTCCTCATGTTCCCGCCGGGCGAGTACCTGATGACCACGCAGTTCCGGCACACGGGCTACTACAACCTCGGCATCGTCGGGAACGACGCGACGATCGTCCCCGGCACCGTCGAGGAGATGGACGGCCGGACCTCCGTGGCGGGCACCTTCGAGGGGCCGACGCGGCTCTTCCGGCTGGGCGTCAGCTACTCGCCGGGCGACAAGCTGCTCTTCGAGGGCTTCGACTTCGACTTCACGGCCAAGTACAGCGGGTTCCGCGTCATCGAGGCGTACGTCGAGAAGGACATGCTCGTCCGCGACATCGACATCGTCGGCCAGCACGACATCGGCTCCTTCGGCCCGGCGCTGTTCAGCGTCACCGACCCCGACGGCATCTCGTCGATCGAGGGGTTCCGCGCGCCCGACGGCGGGGAGCACTCCGAGAACACCATCGGCACGATCTGGAAGGGCCCGACGGGCATCCTCGTTCCCCAGAGCCACAAGGGGAAGCTCTGGTTCCGCGACTGCGAACTCGGCGGCTTCCCGGACAACGGCCTCTACGCGTCGAGCCTCGACGGCCGCGTCGTCGTGGATGGCGGCATCTACAAGAACAGCTGCGCGTCGAACATCCGACTGAAGGCCAGCTACAGTTACATCCAGAACGCGACGGTCGTCGTCGACGACACCAGCGGCGAGTACAACCAGCCGGGCGTCCGCCTGGACTGCGGCGAGGGCCTCTGGCTGTACAACACGGACATCGTCCTCTCGGACCCGTGCGGCCACGCCGTCGTCGTCCAGAACGACGTCGACCGCGCCCGCATCCAGGACTGCAACATCACCGTCGGCGAGGGCGAGGTGAACTGCGCCGTCAGCGTCAGCGAGGAGGCCGGGAAGGTGGAGATCTTCGACTCGGACATCGAGTTCGACGGGACCGGGAACGCCATCACCATCCGGGGCGACAACGACTCGTCCGACGAGCCGGTCAAGCTCCTCCGGACGCACATCACCGGGAGCGGTTCGGGCCGAAACGGCCGTGAGGCCATCCGGATCACCCGCAAGGGCGTCGACATCCTCGACAGCACCATTAAGATGGACGGGAGCCACTACCGCCGCGGCATCGACGTCCTCGGCGACGACTGCAACATCGACGGCGGCGTCATCGAGTCGACCCACCACCCCATCGTGAGCGCCGCCGACGGCACCCGCATCGACGACATGACGCTCCGCTCGTACGACGGCTACACCGGTCTGAAGCTCTACTCCGACTACTCGGGCGTCTCGGTCACCGACTCGACCATCTACAACGGGATCTCCGACAAGGGTACGATCGACCTCACGACGAGCAACCTCGAGATCGTCTGA